One genomic segment of Pyruvatibacter mobilis includes these proteins:
- a CDS encoding SDR family oxidoreductase, with translation MANDTPGAGKAAIIIGAGDATGGAVARRFARAGYTACVCRRNGDQLAPLVADIEAEGGTARAFGVDARDEAQVEAFFRTVEDEVGPVEVMVFNIGANVNFPITETTSRVYRKVWEMAAFAGFLTGREAARYMTPRGEGTIIFTGATASMRGGKGFAAFSGAKFALRALAQSMARELGPKGIHVAHSVIDGAIDTAWIRENFPDRAALDDEGGILKPDDIAETYWQIHRQPRTAWTHEIDLRPWIESW, from the coding sequence ATGGCCAATGACACTCCGGGCGCCGGCAAGGCGGCCATCATCATCGGCGCAGGCGATGCGACAGGCGGCGCTGTGGCGCGCCGGTTCGCCCGGGCGGGGTACACCGCCTGTGTCTGCCGCCGGAATGGCGATCAGCTTGCGCCGCTGGTGGCCGACATCGAGGCGGAGGGCGGCACGGCCCGGGCCTTCGGTGTGGACGCCCGCGACGAGGCACAGGTGGAAGCCTTCTTCCGCACGGTGGAAGACGAAGTCGGGCCGGTCGAAGTGATGGTCTTCAACATCGGTGCGAATGTGAATTTCCCGATTACCGAGACGACGTCGCGGGTCTATCGCAAGGTGTGGGAGATGGCGGCCTTTGCCGGGTTCCTCACCGGCCGCGAGGCGGCGCGCTATATGACGCCGCGCGGGGAAGGCACCATCATCTTTACCGGGGCGACGGCCAGCATGCGCGGCGGCAAGGGGTTTGCCGCGTTCTCCGGCGCCAAGTTCGCCCTGCGGGCGCTGGCCCAGTCGATGGCGCGGGAACTGGGGCCCAAGGGCATCCATGTGGCGCATTCGGTCATCGACGGGGCGATTGATACGGCCTGGATCCGGGAGAATTTTCCTGACAGGGCGGCGCTCGACGACGAAGGCGGTATCCTCAAGCCCGATGACATCGCCGAAACCTACTGGCAGATCCACCGGCAGCCGCGGACGGCGTGGACACACGAGATCGACCTGCGCCCGTGGATCGAAAGCTGGTAG
- a CDS encoding ArnT family glycosyltransferase, translating into MPRSRSASAHAIGTRYDRLLHVWPEGWSALAAVCVFAAVYVIAHMLVRLPFTDVIAVDWVGETVYAQTIDWGQTPKYPPLPAWLLWVVHQVTGPGALSTLIVKYAALWGAFVAYFLAARRVLKHDGWAVLATLSVLLLFQVAWNAHEGVTHTIFLTLAAPLTLLAVLRAEARNDLLSFAGLGVAIAIGALAKQAYFAGFAALVLAMLVQPGFRRVLINPRIIGTLLVAAALAVPHYYWAFTSGFDFSRAASSTLARPELGGVAIQILSGLWSSIRAPLLFLMPLLPVLLLIFPQAFRPSNILHPGGHGAAGADPVRLVRDATLAGIVVLAIPVLVAGVAHYGERWMHPLMLWAPIYLIAMVRAVRPSARRLSLFMGVVLAVTLLALGWRLAGFVAPSKITCGKCRLAEPYAALADGLAEMGFAGGTVLAGDEHIAGNLRTHFPDARMVALNYGYYDPPQRPERAAGQCLVVWRSGAREGTAVIPPAALAYAEVTGLPEGALVQAFRLPKLRASGPEASSRFAAVLMPAAERCR; encoded by the coding sequence ATGCCACGTTCCAGATCCGCTTCCGCGCACGCCATCGGCACGCGCTACGACAGGCTCCTGCATGTCTGGCCCGAGGGCTGGTCGGCTCTTGCGGCGGTGTGTGTCTTCGCGGCGGTATATGTCATCGCCCATATGCTGGTGCGGCTGCCTTTCACGGATGTGATTGCGGTCGACTGGGTGGGCGAGACCGTCTATGCCCAGACAATCGACTGGGGGCAGACGCCGAAATATCCGCCGCTGCCCGCCTGGCTTCTGTGGGTTGTGCATCAGGTCACGGGACCGGGGGCACTCAGTACACTGATCGTCAAGTATGCGGCGCTGTGGGGCGCCTTCGTGGCTTACTTCCTTGCTGCACGCCGTGTGCTCAAGCATGACGGCTGGGCAGTTCTCGCCACATTGTCGGTGCTGCTGCTGTTCCAGGTGGCCTGGAACGCCCATGAGGGCGTCACGCACACGATTTTTCTGACCCTTGCCGCTCCACTGACGCTGCTGGCTGTGCTGCGGGCGGAGGCGCGCAACGATCTTCTGTCCTTTGCGGGGCTGGGGGTGGCCATTGCCATCGGTGCGCTTGCCAAGCAGGCCTATTTTGCGGGCTTCGCGGCGCTGGTGCTGGCCATGCTGGTGCAGCCCGGCTTCCGGCGTGTGCTGATCAATCCCCGCATCATCGGGACACTGCTCGTGGCCGCCGCCCTGGCCGTGCCGCATTACTACTGGGCCTTCACCAGCGGGTTCGATTTCAGCCGGGCAGCGAGCAGCACCCTTGCGCGGCCGGAGCTTGGGGGTGTTGCCATCCAGATCCTCTCCGGGCTGTGGTCAAGCATCCGGGCGCCGCTCCTGTTTCTGATGCCGCTTCTGCCGGTGCTGCTGCTGATCTTCCCGCAGGCCTTCCGGCCGTCGAACATCCTGCATCCGGGCGGTCATGGTGCTGCGGGGGCTGACCCCGTGCGGCTTGTGCGGGACGCCACGCTGGCGGGCATCGTGGTGCTGGCCATCCCCGTGCTGGTGGCGGGCGTGGCTCACTATGGTGAGCGGTGGATGCACCCGCTGATGCTGTGGGCACCGATCTATCTCATCGCCATGGTGCGGGCGGTGCGGCCGAGCGCGCGGCGGCTGTCGCTGTTCATGGGCGTGGTGCTGGCGGTCACGCTGCTGGCGCTGGGCTGGCGGCTGGCGGGCTTCGTCGCGCCCTCCAAGATCACCTGCGGCAAGTGCCGGCTGGCAGAGCCCTATGCGGCGCTTGCCGACGGCCTGGCGGAGATGGGGTTTGCAGGCGGCACCGTGCTGGCGGGGGATGAACATATCGCCGGAAATCTGCGCACTCATTTCCCGGACGCCCGCATGGTCGCGCTTAACTACGGCTATTACGATCCGCCGCAACGGCCGGAGCGGGCAGCCGGGCAGTGCCTCGTGGTATGGCGCAGCGGCGCGCGGGAGGGCACGGCTGTCATTCCGCCTGCGGCGCTGGCCTATGCGGAGGTGACGGGGCTGCCTGAGGGGGCACTGGTGCAGGCGTTCCGCCTGCCCAAGCTGCGGGCTTCCGGGCCGGAGGCGTCCTCCCGCTTCGCAGCTGTGCTGATGCCTGCCGCCGAACGGTGCCGCTGA
- a CDS encoding winged helix-turn-helix transcriptional regulator has protein sequence MRWSDLPNVSCSVARAMSVVGDRWTMLVLRDLFLGVRRFEDFERRLGIARPVLSQRLKKLVEEDVLNKVRYEERPARYEYRLTQKGKDLYPVVMALRAWGDEHMPTGDGPPVVTRHRACGHVVTPKLCCPECGEPVQAKDMEALPGPGAHEIAHQPASRRSA, from the coding sequence ATGCGCTGGTCTGATCTGCCCAATGTTTCCTGCTCTGTCGCCCGCGCCATGTCGGTGGTCGGCGACCGCTGGACGATGCTGGTGCTGCGCGACCTGTTCCTGGGTGTCCGGCGGTTCGAGGATTTCGAGCGGCGGCTTGGCATTGCCCGGCCCGTCCTCTCCCAGCGGCTGAAGAAGCTGGTGGAGGAAGATGTGCTCAACAAGGTGCGCTACGAGGAACGTCCGGCGCGCTACGAGTATCGCCTGACCCAGAAGGGCAAGGACCTTTATCCGGTGGTCATGGCCCTGCGCGCCTGGGGCGATGAGCATATGCCCACCGGCGATGGCCCGCCCGTGGTCACCCGCCACAGGGCTTGCGGCCACGTGGTCACGCCGAAGCTTTGTTGCCCCGAATGCGGCGAACCCGTTCAGGCCAAGGACATGGAAGCCCTGCCGGGCCCCGGTGCGCACGAGATTGCTCACCAGCCGGCCTCACGCCGCTCCGCCTGA